In Mycolicibacterium aubagnense, the DNA window GCGGATGGCAGACGAACGCCTGACAACGGTGACCGCGCAGCGCTCGCTGCGGGAGGCCGGAGTGCGTGCGAAGGGGCAACGTCAGATGATCGATCAGGTGGCAGCCGTCGGCATCCTCCAGAACTGGCTGGACCTGCGCCGCACAGTGCTGGCCGCGGCGCCGAACACTGAGGCCGACGAGTGACCCCGGCCGAGGACATGATTCCCGACGCGCCCGACGACGACGAAGAGTGGGGCAGCACCCGCATCAAGCCCGAATCGGTGGGCCGGCCCCGCCGCGGGATGAGCCGGGCCGAACGGGTCCGCGCCGAGCGGAACCGCAAGCGCCGCCGCCGCCGCAGCATCGTGGCGCTGACCGTCTTCATCGTCGTTGTGGTCACTGCGGTGTTCCTCGGTTCACGCCTGTGGCACGGGATCTTCGGTTCGGGCAACGACTACTCCGGTGACGGCAACAACGACCTGGTCATCGAGGTGCATCAGGGCGACTCCACCACCGCCATCGGGCAGACCCTGCACGACCACGGCGTCGTGGCCAACGTGAAGACGTTCGTCCAGGCCGCCGAGGGCAACAAGGCGATGACCGAGATTCAGCCGGGCTTCTACAAGCTGCGCACCGAGATCTCGGCAGCCAACGCGGTATCCCGGCTCACGGAGAAGGACAATCGCGTCGGCCGCCTGGTGATCCCGGAGGGCCGTCAGCTCGACGACACCACCGACGTCAAGACCAACAAGATCAATCAGGGCATCTTCAGCCTGATCTCGGCCGCTTCGTGCGTCGACCTGGACGGCAACCGCAAATGCGTGTCTGCCGCAGATCTGAAGCAGGCCGCCGGCGCCGCCGACGTCTCGGCGTTGATGGTGCCGAGCTGGGCGGCAGGGCCGGTGAAGGCGCTGGGCGCCGACCACCGCAGGCTCGAGGGCCTCATCGCGCCGGGCACCTGGAACGTCGACCCGGCCGGCACGCCGGAGTCGATTCTGGCGAGCCTGATCAGCTCGAGCGGTCACCAGTACGAAAAGGGTGGCCTGCTCGACGCCGGCGCGGCCGCCAACCTGAACCCGTACCAGATCCTGATCGTGGCGTCGCTGGTCCAGCGTGAGTCCAACCCGCAGGACTTCGCCAAGGTCGCCCGCGTCATCTACAACCGGCTGGCGACCCCTGATCACCGCAGGTTGCAGTTCGACTCGACGGTGAACTACCCGCTGGATCGGCAGGAGGTGGCCACCACCGACGGCGACCGCGAGCAGCCGACGCCGTGGAACACCTATGCGCGTGAAGGCCTTCCGGTCACGCCCATCTGTTCGCCCGGGCAGCCCGCGGTCGTCGCGGCGCAGGATCCGGCGCCGGGGGACTGGCTGTACTTCGTGACCATCGACCTGCAGGGCACGACGGTGTTCACCCGGGACTACCAGCAGCACCTCGCCAGCATCGAGCTCG includes these proteins:
- a CDS encoding endolytic transglycosylase MltG; the encoded protein is MIPDAPDDDEEWGSTRIKPESVGRPRRGMSRAERVRAERNRKRRRRRSIVALTVFIVVVVTAVFLGSRLWHGIFGSGNDYSGDGNNDLVIEVHQGDSTTAIGQTLHDHGVVANVKTFVQAAEGNKAMTEIQPGFYKLRTEISAANAVSRLTEKDNRVGRLVIPEGRQLDDTTDVKTNKINQGIFSLISAASCVDLDGNRKCVSAADLKQAAGAADVSALMVPSWAAGPVKALGADHRRLEGLIAPGTWNVDPAGTPESILASLISSSGHQYEKGGLLDAGAAANLNPYQILIVASLVQRESNPQDFAKVARVIYNRLATPDHRRLQFDSTVNYPLDRQEVATTDGDREQPTPWNTYAREGLPVTPICSPGQPAVVAAQDPAPGDWLYFVTIDLQGTTVFTRDYQQHLASIELAKRNGVLDSAR